In Dysgonomonadaceae bacterium PH5-43, the sequence AGTTTTGCTCTAACACAAAAAGACAAACAGCTTTCGTTCGATTTTTAATTCTTCTTCCTCTGTGTTGCGAACAAGCGATTCTGTTTTTGAATATCCAACTCACCTTTACTCATTTTCTATACATATTCTTGAATTGTAGGTTGTGATAGATGTTAAAATGAAAAAAGTATTATCTTTGTGGAATCTGTATTTAATTTTAACAAGCATAAAGTATATAAAAGATGAAGCAAATCGTGAAAAGCAATTATAGTTTATTATTAGTTCTTGTTGTTATTCTAACAACATCTTTGTTTTCGTGTAAATCGTCTTTCCCTCCTGCTGGAACACTAGTTGAATGTAATGGGCAATTTCTGGAACCGATATTAAATCCAACTCAAAGGGCTGAGTTTATTGGAGGCAAAGTAGCTATGTTTGAATTTATTAAATCAAATTTTAATTTTCAAGCAAATCAAAAAGATAACATAAAAGACAAAGTAAGACTGGCTTTTATAGTTACAAAAGAAGGAGATATTTGTGATGTTAGGGTAGTTTCTAAGCCACAGAGTTTAGATAGTGAGATTGTTCGAGTGGTTAGAAGTATGCCCAAGTGGAATCCAGGAATTAATAATGGGCAAATTTGTGATAGTTATTTTTTGTTAGACCTAAAGTTTAATTAAAAAAGATAACGATAGTTATTTACTGGAGATAAAGGATAAAGTATATTATTTATAAAACTATAAAATATCAATATGAAATTAGAATTTACAATCGACGAACAAGATTTTTTAGATTTTCAATTATTAACCGCTTCACAATCTGGAAGAATAAAAAGAAAGATGAGAAGTGCTTGGATTTTTCTAACACTTTTCTTTGTAGGAATTTCAATCCTTAATTTTTATTATAATTATCATTCAGTAACATCATCAGTAATTTTTGGAATCTTTGCAGTTGTTTGTGGATTATTTTACCCTCGATATTTCTGGTGGAAATATAAAAAAAGTTATCAAACTCACATAAAAGATAATTATAAGAATAGATTTGGCGAAACAGAGTATATCGAATTTAGAGAAAATGTTATTTTTACAAAAGACAAAATAGGAGAAGGCACAATCAATATATCGGAAATTGATAGAGTTGATGAAACAGAAAAGCATTTCTTTGTTCAAATAAAAACAGGAGTTGCATTGATTATTCCAAAATACAAGATAACAAACCCAGATGAAGTTCGAGATAAATTCAAATCGTTAGGTTTTACTGTAAATACAATCGTAAACAATAAATGGTTAAGCTAAAAATCAAATAAAATGAAACAAACTTTTTTTATCATTGCAACCCTTTTCTTTTTGTGTAGTTGTTCGGAAAAAGAAACTATTATATCAGGAACAATCATTGGAAATGAGGATAAAGTAATTTATTCTAATCCTAAAGGGGGAACTTGTTTTTCAGGATTTAGAGACACGGTTAGTGTTGATGAAAATGGAAACTTTGAATTGAAACTTACATTAAAACAACCTTCATTTGTCGAATTATGGACTTCTCAAACTGGTAAAGGAGTAAAACTTTTACTTGAAGAAGGGAAAAAATACCACATTCTTATCAATGTTGAGAATGATAATATACCAGAAATATCGGGAGACAATGAAGACGGACAGCGTTTGTATTCTTCCTTGCCTAACCCTTCTTTTATGTCGCAGCAAAACAGAGAACTGCAAAAGGAAAATTCTATAGCCGTAATTAGTGAAAAGATACAAGAAATGAAAAGCGAAGAATTAAAGCAGTTCCAAAAAATGCTTGATGAAAGCAAAATATCAAAATCGTTCTTCGAATTAATCAAAATAGATAGAGATTGTTATTACGCTTCTCTTGAAAGTAGAATTATACAAATAAAGATTTACGGTTCAACTCCCAATGAAAAAGGAGAATACATACTCGATAATGGAGAAAACTTACTTGAGAGTTTAGATAAAATATACACTCAGTATCCCCCTAATAAAAGCGATTTCCTTATTTCCTCATTCTCGCCAGAATATATAGAGTTTTTTATTAAGGATTATGTTACTATACAAGAAAACTACAATATGGAAAAGTTAATGGATCTGTATGAAAAAGGACAGCTTCATACTTTTTATATTGATTTGTCAAAGAAATATATAGACGGACGCTTGTTGGAGTTTTTTCAAGCGAGCTATATATATAAAGCAAGTATTCAGAAACGTTTTGAAAAAGAATTAATATCCCTGTTCGAACAATTTGAAAAAGATTATCCTCAAAGTGAATACACCAAATATATGAAACCATATATTGATGAAATTATTGATTATCACGCAAAGATAGAGATGGATTATGGAGATGAGATTTCTTTTATCGAACAATTTGACAACATAAATACATTCAAAAAACTTGTTAGTTCATTGGCAGGGAAAAAGATTTATATAGATATTTGGGCTACTTGGTGTGGTCCGTGCAAAAGAGAGTTTCAGCATTCTGAAGAATTGAAGAAAGTATTAAAAGAGAATGATACTCAAATGCTTTATGTTTCTATCGACACTGAAGAAAAAGATTCGCATTGGCGAGAAATGATAAAGTATTATAATTTGGAAGGTAAACATATTCGAACAAATAAAAAGTTACTTGAGGAATTAGTAACTATGTATGATGAAAAATCAAAAAGCATTTCAATTCCTTGGTATATTTTGATAGATGAGGAAGGAAATATAATCAAAAAACACGCTAAAAGACCTTCTGAAATTATTTCAGGGGGTAACATATTTGATTAATTAAAAACAGTATCTTTGTTCCTTCAACTTAGTGTTATTTACTCAGAAATAAGCTGCTTATGGAAACTAACTTAGTTAAAATGATGTTGCCATTTAAGATTCAGCAACTGCTTGAAACGATAATCGACAAGAGAGGCTTTAATCTTAAAGACGCTTTACAATATCTATATTCTTCTGAACTGTACAAACAAATGTCGGAGGACGACTCTTACTTGTGGCAGTTGAGCACTCCTAATCTGTATGATATGCTTAAAAAAGAAAAGAGCAAGCAGAAACATAAAGAAAATAATTCTGGTGCCGTATTGCTGTTTTTGGCTTTTTGTATAGAGAACTATCAAGAACATAAAAAGCTAAGTGTAGAAGAAACATTGTTCTTGTTTAATAAGTATGGGGTTGTTAGTTACTTGGCAGATGTTTTTGATATGCTGCATACGCAAGGTAAAGACTATATTATGAGTGAG encodes:
- a CDS encoding hypothetical protein (product_source=Hypo-rule applied; cath_funfam=3.30.2420.10; pfam=PF03544; superfamily=74653; transmembrane_helix_parts=Inside_1_6,TMhelix_7_24,Outside_25_144), which translates into the protein MKQIVKSNYSLLLVLVVILTTSLFSCKSSFPPAGTLVECNGQFLEPILNPTQRAEFIGGKVAMFEFIKSNFNFQANQKDNIKDKVRLAFIVTKEGDICDVRVVSKPQSLDSEIVRVVRSMPKWNPGINNGQICDSYFLLDLKFN
- a CDS encoding hypothetical protein (product_source=Hypo-rule applied; pfam=PF14317; transmembrane_helix_parts=Inside_1_31,TMhelix_32_51,Outside_52_55,TMhelix_56_78,Inside_79_180) — translated: MKLEFTIDEQDFLDFQLLTASQSGRIKRKMRSAWIFLTLFFVGISILNFYYNYHSVTSSVIFGIFAVVCGLFYPRYFWWKYKKSYQTHIKDNYKNRFGETEYIEFRENVIFTKDKIGEGTINISEIDRVDETEKHFFVQIKTGVALIIPKYKITNPDEVRDKFKSLGFTVNTIVNNKWLS
- a CDS encoding thiol-disulfide isomerase/thioredoxin (product_source=COG0526; cath_funfam=3.40.30.10; cog=COG0526; pfam=PF08534; superfamily=140111,52833) encodes the protein MKQTFFIIATLFFLCSCSEKETIISGTIIGNEDKVIYSNPKGGTCFSGFRDTVSVDENGNFELKLTLKQPSFVELWTSQTGKGVKLLLEEGKKYHILINVENDNIPEISGDNEDGQRLYSSLPNPSFMSQQNRELQKENSIAVISEKIQEMKSEELKQFQKMLDESKISKSFFELIKIDRDCYYASLESRIIQIKIYGSTPNEKGEYILDNGENLLESLDKIYTQYPPNKSDFLISSFSPEYIEFFIKDYVTIQENYNMEKLMDLYEKGQLHTFYIDLSKKYIDGRLLEFFQASYIYKASIQKRFEKELISLFEQFEKDYPQSEYTKYMKPYIDEIIDYHAKIEMDYGDEISFIEQFDNINTFKKLVSSLAGKKIYIDIWATWCGPCKREFQHSEELKKVLKENDTQMLYVSIDTEEKDSHWREMIKYYNLEGKHIRTNKKLLEELVTMYDEKSKSISIPWYILIDEEGNIIKKHAKRPSEIISGGNIFD
- a CDS encoding anaerobic C4-dicarboxylate transporter (product_source=COG2704; cath_funfam=2.60.40.10; cog=COG2704; pfam=PF12668) codes for the protein METNLVKMMLPFKIQQLLETIIDKRGFNLKDALQYLYSSELYKQMSEDDSYLWQLSTPNLYDMLKKEKSKQKHKENNSGAVLLFLAFCIENYQEHKKLSVEETLFLFNKYGVVSYLADVFDMLHTQGKDYIMSEIDEYINNRRI